TAACCGCGCCACTCTTTTATGCATTTTTATTTGGGGCAATTGGTTTATGGGGATACAAGGCAGTAAACACGTTAGATTCAATGATTGGCTATAAAAATGAAAAATACAAAGATTTTGGTATGTTTGCCGCAAGACTTGATGATGTCCTAAATTTTATTCCTAGTCGTTTAACAGGGTTGTTGATGGTACTTGGTACTAAAAATGAAACAACTGTTTCGCTTGGCAAACGCTTAAAACGCTGGGTACAGGATGCTAAAAAACATCCCAGTCCGAATAGCGGTTATTTGGAAGCAGCAACTGCTGTACAGTTAGGCGTACAACTCGGCGGGAAAAATACATATCAAGGTGTTGCATCGTATAGAGCGACGATGGGTGAAAAACTTGTACCGTTAACGAAAGAGCACATTGCCACATCTGTGACTCATATGCGAATTGCTACACTGCTCTTTACGCTTGTTATGTTAGCAATGGAGGTGTTAATTTTTGCAATTACCTAATCATGGAGCAAATCCGCAAAATGTCTATCAGCAGCTCGGGCTGAAAATGCCGACAGAAGTATTTGATTTTAGTGAGAATGTCAATGCAGCAGGTCCTCCTTCTTTTGTTGAGGCACGCTGGCGCACATTTTATCCATTAATCCAGCGTTACCCAGATCCAGATGGTGAACCTTTTTTAACAAAGGTGGCCCATTTTCATGGCATTGAAAAACAGACAATCGTCCTAGGGAATGGGGCGTCAGAGTTATTTAGTGTGTTAGCCAGACGCTATGTAAATAAACGTGTTATTGTCATTCATCCGACATTTTCGGAGTACGAACGGACGCTAAAGGCTGCCGGGGCGAATGTTGTGCCAATTGTTGTGGATGATTTTATAAACTATACATTACCAATGGCACGTCTTTATCAAGAAATGGTACATGCAGATGCAGTATATATCTGTACACCAAATAATCCAACAGGTGTCTTACCAAAAAAAGAAGAACTACTCCGCTTAATAGCTTATGGAGCGGACGTAGACTGTGAACTCGTATTGGATGAGGCATTTATTGATTGGGTCAGTGAAGATCATTCGTTAATTGGCGATGTTGCGCATCATCCACATGTAATTGTTGTGCGATCGATGACAAAAATGTATGCCATTCCTGGATTAAGACTCGGCTATTTAGTTGCAAGCAAAATTATTGTTTCAGAGCTAAAAGCAATGTTGTCACATTGGAATCTCAACGCATTTGCGCTTGTTATCGGTGCGGGCTGTTTGGATGAGCATGATTATTGTCAACAGGCAATCGACTATGCCACAAATCAAAGAGCGTGGCTCCAACGTTTTTTGCACGAACACGGATGTCGCGTAACAAATAGTGTGACAAACTATGTATGCTTTTCATTGCCGAGCAACCAGCATCCAGATACATTTTTCAGCTTTTGTTTAGGACAAGGAATTGTCCTGCGCCATACAAAAAACTTTATGGGGTTAAATGGTGAATGGTTCCGCATCGGTATTAAAGATGTAACAGCGATGACCTATTTACATAACTGTTTACAAACGTGGTTTAAAGCAAATAAGGGGTGAGAAAAGTGACAACTTTTTATCTAGTTCGACATGGGGAAACAGTTTGGAATAAAGAACATCGATTGCAAGGGTGGTTAGATTCTCCATTGTCTGAAAACGGCATTTTACATGCCCAAAAACTTGGTGAACAATTGAAAAACATTCCCTTTACTGCAGCGTATAGTAGCACAAGTGGTCGTGCAAAAGAAACATTACACTATTTAACAGTAGGTCGCAAGCTAGCTATTCACTATGAGGATGATCTACGTGAAATTTTTTTAGGAAACTGGCAAGGAAAAACTGTGGAGGATATTATGGTCAGCAATCGTTTTGACTACGAGCTGTATACCCATTTTCCAGCACAATTTGTCGCCACTCACACCGAAAGCTTTGGCGAAGTAACAGAACGAGCGATGTATACGTTAAAAAATATTGCCAAACGCTATCCACATGAACATATTTTAATTGTGTCACATGGAGTAACGATTAAATGCATGATTAATGCCATATTAGAGCGGGGCATTGACCAGTTATGGACAGCGCCACACATAGAGGGGACAAGCGTGACTATCGTAGAGCGTACAGAAGAAAGCTGGCACGTCAAGGTTATTGGTAGCACACAACATTTACAATAGAGAGGTGAAAACAGTGCCGCTAATTTTTATTTCGGGTGGGGTTCGCAGCGGTAAATCTCACTTTGCCGAACAAGAAGCTGTTTTGCACTATCAAAATAAAGATTTAATAAACAAACGATTGATATATATTGCTTCTGGTGTTGCCATGGATGTTGAAATGGAAAAACGCATAGTGCG
This genomic interval from Lysinibacillus sphaericus contains the following:
- the cbiB gene encoding adenosylcobinamide-phosphate synthase CbiB; amino-acid sequence: MILLVIACIIGLLFDLVVGDPPKMPHPVRWIGKLIQAQTALWNKGKMRKFRGMIMALAVVGTTMFVVTVIVVLSYQVNIVFGILIEGLLIGVGLAQRSLKEAAIAVYEPLVQGDFAEARVKLSWIVGRDTDQLDEDEIVRGVVETVSENTSDGVTAPLFYAFLFGAIGLWGYKAVNTLDSMIGYKNEKYKDFGMFAARLDDVLNFIPSRLTGLLMVLGTKNETTVSLGKRLKRWVQDAKKHPSPNSGYLEAATAVQLGVQLGGKNTYQGVASYRATMGEKLVPLTKEHIATSVTHMRIATLLFTLVMLAMEVLIFAIT
- a CDS encoding pyridoxal phosphate-dependent aminotransferase produces the protein MQLPNHGANPQNVYQQLGLKMPTEVFDFSENVNAAGPPSFVEARWRTFYPLIQRYPDPDGEPFLTKVAHFHGIEKQTIVLGNGASELFSVLARRYVNKRVIVIHPTFSEYERTLKAAGANVVPIVVDDFINYTLPMARLYQEMVHADAVYICTPNNPTGVLPKKEELLRLIAYGADVDCELVLDEAFIDWVSEDHSLIGDVAHHPHVIVVRSMTKMYAIPGLRLGYLVASKIIVSELKAMLSHWNLNAFALVIGAGCLDEHDYCQQAIDYATNQRAWLQRFLHEHGCRVTNSVTNYVCFSLPSNQHPDTFFSFCLGQGIVLRHTKNFMGLNGEWFRIGIKDVTAMTYLHNCLQTWFKANKG
- a CDS encoding histidine phosphatase family protein; amino-acid sequence: MTTFYLVRHGETVWNKEHRLQGWLDSPLSENGILHAQKLGEQLKNIPFTAAYSSTSGRAKETLHYLTVGRKLAIHYEDDLREIFLGNWQGKTVEDIMVSNRFDYELYTHFPAQFVATHTESFGEVTERAMYTLKNIAKRYPHEHILIVSHGVTIKCMINAILERGIDQLWTAPHIEGTSVTIVERTEESWHVKVIGSTQHLQ